Below is a genomic region from Rhinolophus sinicus isolate RSC01 linkage group LG11, ASM3656204v1, whole genome shotgun sequence.
GCCCCAGCTTCTCATGATCCAGCCTTCAGACATCCCCCGAGCACCTCCTTGGTGCCCAGCAGACATGCAGTGACCAAGACAACCAGGGCCCTGCCCTTCAAGGGCTCACAGTCCAGAAAGGGAGACACACCTGTCCCCAAACAGTGTCAACTCAAAGTGGGTGAGACGACTGCAACAGGGAAGCCAGGGGGTGCCTAATCCAGCCCGGGGAtcagagagggcttcctggaggaggtagcTGAGCTGAAAGCTGTAGGAGGAGCAGCAGTAAGTCAGGAAAATCAGACCAAGGCTGTACCCTCGCTACCCAACATTTTCCTCAAAACCTCGCATCCTTAGagccttccctgccccttcctATCTTTTCTCCTCTGGGGGCTCTACTTACACTGCGACCCTCGGCCTTGCCTTCAGACTGTTTACGGTCCAAGCCCGGCTCCAAGCCTCTCCTGCACCTTTAGCACCTGTCCCAGCTGTTTCCGCGGTGCCCTGGCTCGTATATCGAGGCCCCTGCCCGAGCCCCGCATCCAGACGAGGCCCGCCCAGGCCCGAGCCCCGCCCAGACCACCCCGCCGCTCACGCTGACCCACTCGTTCTCCGCGCCCACAGAGCTGATGGAGCAGGAGGCGACGCAGCGCGAGGCCGAGCTGCTGCAGCAAGTGCAGTGGCGGCCTCGGTCGGTGCGTGGCTGGGGCTTCCCGCAGTTGCTGTGGTACCTGGTGTTCCTGCAGCCGGTCATCACTGAGGTGCACCTGCGGCGCAAGAACGTGAAGTTCCTCTTCATCCGCTTCAGCGCCTGGCAGTATGCGGGCGCCGACAAGTTGTGGGCCGGCCTGGTGACCACACTGTGTGAGGGCATCCGCCACCACTACGGAGCGCTGCCCTTCAGTCTGTACTCGGTGCTGGGCAACAAGCCAGCCACGACAAAGGCCTTCCGCCAGCGCGAGTGGCACTGCCGGCGCCGCGTGTGCCTGgcgctggtggtgctggtggcggCACTGGGCCTCGGCGTGGCCCTGCTCTACCTGTCACTGGGCACCCACGTGCCGAGCCACAGCGGCGCCAGCAGCAGCCTGATGCGGCTGTTCGGCGGTGCAGCCACTACGCTGTCAGGCTCGGGGCTGCTCATGGCCGTGTACTCGGTGGGCAAGCACCTGTTCGTGAGCCAGCGCAAGAAGATCGAACGGCTGGTGTCGCACGAGAAGTTCGGCAGCCAGCTGGGTTTCATGTGCGAGGTGAAGAAGGAGGTGGAGCTGCTCACCGACTTCCTGTGCTTCCTGGAGATCTACCAGCGGTGCCGGCTGCGCATCGTGCTCGAGGTCACCGGGCTAGACACGTGCTACCCGGAGCGCGTGGTGGGTGTGCTCAACGCCATCAACACGCTGCTGTCCGACAGCCACGCGCCTTTCATCTTCATCCTGGTGGTGGACCCCAGCATCCTGGCCGCGTGCCTGGAGAGTGCCAGCTCTATGAAGGGCACGGCCGACAATGGCTACCTCTTCCTCAACCGCACCGTTACGCTGCCCTTCTCCGTGCCCATCATGGGCCGCCGCACCAAGCTACAGTTCCTGCACGATGCCGTGCAGAGCCGCGACGACTTGCTCTACCGCGAGATGACGCGCCAGCTGCAGCCGTCGCGGCCGATTGGCGACGAGGGCGCGCAGCTGCTGGCGGTGGAGATACAGGCGGGGGCCGAGCGCACGCAGAGCTGCATCGACGCCGAGGCGGCGCTCCGCATCCAGGAGGCGCTCTTCTGCCTGCACAACGAGCGCGACTGCCTCTACGAGTACGTGCCCGACAACGTGGTGTCCATGCGACGCATCGTCAACACCGTGCCCATCACCGTGCGCTTGCTGCAGCAGCAGCGGCGGGACTTCGGAGGACCCACGCCGCGCCAGGCCGTGGCCTGGGTCGTGCTCGCCAACCAGTGGCCCTGTCGCCTCAGCTGGGTGCTGCAGTGCCTGGAGGACCGGCAGCAGTCCGGGGGCGCGCATGAGGCCCGCGAGCGCCTCTGGGACGTGTTCTGCGACAACAGCAGTGAGCTGCACACCATGACGAAGGCTCTGCAGAATGTATTCGACCTGGACGGCGACCCCGAGCTCTTCGAGCGCTTCCTGGGTGCCGACTTCCCCTTCACCGTGGCCGAGGCTCAGAGCCTCCTGCGCTGCACCATCAACCTGGACCACTCCATCCGCCGCCGCATGGGCCTCATCCGGGCGGTCAGCTCGCTCAAGCCGCCCAAGTCCCCGGCGGGCAGTGCCCCCCGTGCCGCCAACAGAGCCAACCACAGCCTTCAGGCGACCAGTGCAGCCAACGGAGCCAACCCTGCTCGGGGGGCAGCCCGGTCAGGCCACCCAGCAGGGCACAACCCTGCGCAGGCCAGTGAAACCCGCCACCCAGCAGGGCACAGCCCTGCGCAGGCCAGCGAAGCCCGCCACCCAGCAGGGCACAACCCTGCGCAGGCCAGCGAAACCCGCCACCCAGCAGGGCACAGCCCTGCGCAGGCCAGCGAAGCCCGCCACCCGTGGGATTTGACTCTCGTGGACAAGCGGAGACCCTTGGCTTGAGCGCTGTGCGGAATCCAACTTAAGGGGGCCTTGAATGCAAGACTCGGGGGACAGCAGGGGGCAACAGCTCCTCTGCCCAAATGAGGACACATGTAGGGGGCCCAACTGAGCCCAGCGTCCAGTGTTGGGAATGAGGCCTGTGGTGGCTACATTCCCGTTGAATCTGTGAGCCAGAGAGAACTGTTGGCAGCAGCTGACAATAGTGCCAATGTCTGAAAGCTGGCGCCAAAGCACCACTGAGGAACTCAGGGTTCAAGTGCCAATAAATTAAGGTATGAAAGCGCTTGACTGGTCTTCAGGCCCTGGTCTCCCTGGCTTACGTAGCAAGGACTGGCCCTGTCCTGCCAAGCCCACTTCCTCCCCAGGTAGGCAGTGGCGTCAGCCAGCAGCCTCCTGGCTGGCGTCCCTAGGGCAGGAGGGGTGTGGGGGCGGCGGGTGAGGCCCAGGCGGGGAGATGGAGGACGGATGTGCTGCGTTGACTCAGGCATGGAGGACGCCCAGGCCTCGGGGGAGCCAGGGCCTTGTCCCCACACCCTGGCCTGCTCCTCTGTGGGCAGGGCAGTAGCTGGCATTTCCAAGAGCGGTGTCCAGGGTGACCTCAGCGGGCTGCTCCACTCTCGGGatggccccacccccagcagtggGCTAATTAGGCCTTGCTGGCACCTCAGCCAGCTGGGTGGGCAGCACTGCCTCCCTGGACAAGTAACAGTCCAAGGGCCCCTTGACAAGGACAGGGAAGTTGAGGCACAGAACTGGGGCACGTGTAGGCCAGTCGGTGCCCGAGTTAAACCGAGATGAGGATTAGCCTAGGGCTGGACTGGGGCACTACCTTCTGCTCCCACCAGTGGGACAGAGACCTCGGATGTGGTGTCACTCCTCAGGGCAGCTTCCCATTCCTGTCAAACAGCCACACGCTCAGGCCTGTGGTGTACCTGGCAGAGTCCaggggggaagggagggccaACACTTAACATACCCTGTGTGCCCAGAGGTCAAGGGCATGACTTCTGAGCCAGGGTCctgagggctgaggggacagtTGCAGAGGGAGCCTAGAGCTCTTCAAAGGCACCCACTCTCAGGCCACATGGCCTGGTGGGAGGACTGTCCTCGTTCCTTAGCTTCATGCTGGCACTGTTTGTGCCAAAGGAGACGCAGGGCAGAGCTAGCCTGTGACTTTTACAGGAGCTGCCATGGCTAAACTGGTGGGAAAACCTGGGCCTGCAGGGAGGTTTTCCAACAGCAGGGGAGAGTGTGCCCAAGAATGAAGTCCCCTTAGACACGAGTCCTGGTGACAGTTACATCAGTGTCTTGGTAGACATACTATTTGAGCCACTACATGGCCCTTCCCTTTTGCCTCCCTTAAGCCAATATGACTTGGGCTTGTTTCTTACAATGGAAAAACCAAATCCCTCACTCCAAGCTGGAGTCTGGGTGGAAAGCAGATTGGCACCAGGAGGGCTGCAGGAGGCAGCACCACACCGTGGACTTGGCCGGAGGTTGGGGGGACTGAGGACCCCCAGCCCCAGGAAAAGGCTGCAGTCCTATTACGTGGTGCTGAGGAGTCACACTGTTGCCCACTGACCTTTGACCGTGTGCCTGCAAAGCTAGttttaggaaactgaaaaacaataaacCAAAACATGATgtcacagggctggctgtggccAAGATGGCTCACTGTCCACGAGGATTCTTGGTCCCCTCTATAGTGTGGAGCTTTTGCTGGAACTTACACTAAGGTGAGGCCATGGGGCAAGTTCTCACCAACAAAAAGGGAATGGAAGTGATGTGTGTCCCTTTCCTGCTGTGGTACTGAGAAAGGTCTGCCTGCTCCACTCTCCTCCCCCATCTACACGCTGGATGCAGGAACCCTGAGGCCCTAAGGGGTACCAGAGCTAAAAGAGGTAGGGGACTTGGGTCCTTAAATCACTGTGAAGAGCTGCCTGCCACCCTGAACACCCACGTGCGTGAAAATAAACACCTGTGGTAGGGCGTTAGGATCTTTAAGACTGGATAGTGTCTAGCCAAGTATTAAAACGGACTGTGTATGCACAATACGCTCGGGCAATGCTAGGATGGCTGAAGGCAAAGGGAACCCATACCAGGATCCAGGGCCCGTCTGAAAATCAGGAGCCCTGAAGAGGTGGTCTGTTATTCTCTCCTGGGGCTGCTGTCACAAAGTCCCACAGACCGGGTGGCTgagaacagaaatatattctctgtctggaggccagaagtccaaaatcaagctgTCCCTGCTCCCTCAGGAACCTGTAGGGGAATCCTTCCtggtctcttccagcttctggtgctTTGCTGGCCATCTGGTGTCCCTGGGCTTGTGGCTGCCTCACTCTGgtcctctgtcttcacatgg
It encodes:
- the NKPD1 gene encoding NTPase KAP family P-loop domain-containing protein 1 isoform X1 translates to MHQHCTVHFAKGTLPPRTLTESYFLDPELGHQKGCCHQWCHDPAALQAHGPCQPPPHGRWLLAYHSYREGVRGCCWGHRPPTLQQQQQQPWPPPPSPLRQRLCPVPSGQKGPPTNTTAPMRPASAPQPPLAPTTAPAMASSGPAPLSTASTLLEPSRPADTRALPVPAACGPFTSYSSDILTEDDVYCSCLAKTLCHVPVPVTVGFYAPFGCRLHMMLDKITELMEQEATQREAELLQQVQWRPRSVRGWGFPQLLWYLVFLQPVITEVHLRRKNVKFLFIRFSAWQYAGADKLWAGLVTTLCEGIRHHYGALPFSLYSVLGNKPATTKAFRQREWHCRRRVCLALVVLVAALGLGVALLYLSLGTHVPSHSGASSSLMRLFGGAATTLSGSGLLMAVYSVGKHLFVSQRKKIERLVSHEKFGSQLGFMCEVKKEVELLTDFLCFLEIYQRCRLRIVLEVTGLDTCYPERVVGVLNAINTLLSDSHAPFIFILVVDPSILAACLESASSMKGTADNGYLFLNRTVTLPFSVPIMGRRTKLQFLHDAVQSRDDLLYREMTRQLQPSRPIGDEGAQLLAVEIQAGAERTQSCIDAEAALRIQEALFCLHNERDCLYEYVPDNVVSMRRIVNTVPITVRLLQQQRRDFGGPTPRQAVAWVVLANQWPCRLSWVLQCLEDRQQSGGAHEARERLWDVFCDNSSELHTMTKALQNVFDLDGDPELFERFLGADFPFTVAEAQSLLRCTINLDHSIRRRMGLIRAVSSLKPPKSPAGSAPRAANRANHSLQATSAANGANPARGAARSGHPAGHNPAQASETRHPAGHSPAQASEARHPAGHNPAQASETRHPAGHSPAQASEARHPWDLTLVDKRRPLA
- the NKPD1 gene encoding NTPase KAP family P-loop domain-containing protein 1 isoform X2, translating into MTGEGAGTGQANRLGSWALSSGPHQLSLCCWWWGWHSSSAGQGAGAARPSSDILTEDDVYCSCLAKTLCHVPVPVTVGFYAPFGCRLHMMLDKITELMEQEATQREAELLQQVQWRPRSVRGWGFPQLLWYLVFLQPVITEVHLRRKNVKFLFIRFSAWQYAGADKLWAGLVTTLCEGIRHHYGALPFSLYSVLGNKPATTKAFRQREWHCRRRVCLALVVLVAALGLGVALLYLSLGTHVPSHSGASSSLMRLFGGAATTLSGSGLLMAVYSVGKHLFVSQRKKIERLVSHEKFGSQLGFMCEVKKEVELLTDFLCFLEIYQRCRLRIVLEVTGLDTCYPERVVGVLNAINTLLSDSHAPFIFILVVDPSILAACLESASSMKGTADNGYLFLNRTVTLPFSVPIMGRRTKLQFLHDAVQSRDDLLYREMTRQLQPSRPIGDEGAQLLAVEIQAGAERTQSCIDAEAALRIQEALFCLHNERDCLYEYVPDNVVSMRRIVNTVPITVRLLQQQRRDFGGPTPRQAVAWVVLANQWPCRLSWVLQCLEDRQQSGGAHEARERLWDVFCDNSSELHTMTKALQNVFDLDGDPELFERFLGADFPFTVAEAQSLLRCTINLDHSIRRRMGLIRAVSSLKPPKSPAGSAPRAANRANHSLQATSAANGANPARGAARSGHPAGHNPAQASETRHPAGHSPAQASEARHPAGHNPAQASETRHPAGHSPAQASEARHPWDLTLVDKRRPLA
- the NKPD1 gene encoding NTPase KAP family P-loop domain-containing protein 1 isoform X3; translation: MHQHCTVHFAKGTLPPRTLTESYFLDPELGHQKDILTEDDVYCSCLAKTLCHVPVPVTVGFYAPFGCRLHMMLDKITELMEQEATQREAELLQQVQWRPRSVRGWGFPQLLWYLVFLQPVITEVHLRRKNVKFLFIRFSAWQYAGADKLWAGLVTTLCEGIRHHYGALPFSLYSVLGNKPATTKAFRQREWHCRRRVCLALVVLVAALGLGVALLYLSLGTHVPSHSGASSSLMRLFGGAATTLSGSGLLMAVYSVGKHLFVSQRKKIERLVSHEKFGSQLGFMCEVKKEVELLTDFLCFLEIYQRCRLRIVLEVTGLDTCYPERVVGVLNAINTLLSDSHAPFIFILVVDPSILAACLESASSMKGTADNGYLFLNRTVTLPFSVPIMGRRTKLQFLHDAVQSRDDLLYREMTRQLQPSRPIGDEGAQLLAVEIQAGAERTQSCIDAEAALRIQEALFCLHNERDCLYEYVPDNVVSMRRIVNTVPITVRLLQQQRRDFGGPTPRQAVAWVVLANQWPCRLSWVLQCLEDRQQSGGAHEARERLWDVFCDNSSELHTMTKALQNVFDLDGDPELFERFLGADFPFTVAEAQSLLRCTINLDHSIRRRMGLIRAVSSLKPPKSPAGSAPRAANRANHSLQATSAANGANPARGAARSGHPAGHNPAQASETRHPAGHSPAQASEARHPAGHNPAQASETRHPAGHSPAQASEARHPWDLTLVDKRRPLA